A stretch of the Aegilops tauschii subsp. strangulata cultivar AL8/78 chromosome 4, Aet v6.0, whole genome shotgun sequence genome encodes the following:
- the LOC141022069 gene encoding uncharacterized protein, whose protein sequence is MVDDDGDFLAIKALLIKMFVTIYDGSVSIISQVELIYSQTVKICSKGKQVELDLQPTNNIERQVTLWRPPTPDVYKINVDTSFVEAIEAASVGVVVRNHRGQVILSSWDYIGACYSVEEAELRASLSGLYIGMTLDMPVILETDCSFVASVFGKDYVDRSSLVDLKKEAIDVSKLLVNLQISKINRRANMVAHEIAKFSFDNRSNGFLFHSVPPCVANFVMNDCTNILS, encoded by the exons ATGGTCGATGATGACGGCGATTTCCTCGCCATCAAAGCCCTCTTGATAAAAATGTTCGTCACAATATATGATGGCAGTGTGAGTATCATCAGCCAGGTGGAGCTCATATATAGTCAGACT GTGAAGATATGCAGTAAAGGGAAGCAAGTGGAGCTGGATCTTCAGCCAACCAACAACATTGAGAGGCAGGTTACTCTTTGGAGGCCACCTACCCCAGACGTCTACAAGATTAATGTTGACACAAGTTTTGTGGAGGCTATTGAAGCTGCGAGCGTGGGGGTGGTTGTTAGAAATCACCGTGGACAAGTGATCCTTTCCTCCTGGGATTATATTGGTGCTTGCTATAGCGTCGAGGAAGCGGAACTTAGAGCGTCCTTATCCGGCCTATATATTGGTATGACTCTAGACATGCCCGTCATTTTGGAAACTGACTGTTCCTTTGTGGCCTCCGTTTTTGGTAAAGATTATGTGGACAGATCATCCCTTGTTGATCTAAAGAAGGAAGCTATAGATGTCTCAAAGTTGTTGGTGAATTTACAGATTTCTAAGATCAACAGGAGGGCTAATATGGTGGCTCATGAGATTGCAAAGTTTAGTTTTGATAATAGATCTAATGGTTTTCTGTTTCATTCCGTTCCGCCCTGCGTGGCTAACTTTGTTATGAATGATTGTACGAACATTTTAAGTTAA
- the LOC109742937 gene encoding protein ETHYLENE-INSENSITIVE 2-like yields the protein MEAVRGIESLAGGDGRHHVSHTLGTTLLISVGYIDLGKWVAAVDSGARFGYDLVILVLLFNLSAVLNQYLSTCIGMVTGKNLALISRQEYSQFICVGLGLQAEISLFTSELTMILGIAVGYNLVFDQDDFMTAIIFACLVINVLPYLFSPRDKRMAGTLNACISGFTILCFVLGLLISQPEIPLHVNVMFPKLSGESAYSLMALMGTNIVSHNLYVHSSIVQVQRSHVHSLGALFHDHLFSILFTFTGVFLVNYVLLSSAAAESSHNVILTFHDAVELMNEIFSSSIAPLVFLAVLLFSSHIITLTSVIASHVVTEHFFGTNMSLFAHHVLLKLLATIPAIYCARLEGSEGVYQLIILCPVIQAFTLPSSVIPVFRIASSMSIMGNYKISLYVETLAFIAFCLMLFVNIIFVAEILFGESAWTNNLKGNTETPVVIPHSVLILMSCASIVFALFLAITPLNSSSRETETQDLCVHSQ from the exons ATGGAAGCTGTGCGCGGCATCGAGTCCCTGGCTGGTGGAGATGGCCGGCATCATGTTTCCCATACCCTTGGGACGACCCTGCTGATCTCGGTGGGGTACATCGATCTCGGCAAGTGGGTGGCCGCGGTTGATTCCGGGGCTCGATTTGGCTACGACCTCGTGATACTGGTGCTGCTCTTCAACTTGTCCGCGGTTCTCAATCAGTATCTATCCACTTGCATCGGCATGGTCACCGGCAAGAATCTTGCACTG ATTTCCCGCCAGGAGTACAGCCAGTTCATATGTGTTGGCCTTGGTCTCCAGGCAGAGATATCTTTGTTTACTTCAGAACTAACCATG ATTTTAGGCATAGCAGTTGGATACAATCTTGTATTTGATCAGGATGATTTTATGACAGCCATTATTTTTGCATGTCTTGTAATTAATGTGCTGCCATATCTTTTCTCCCCTAGG GACAAGAGGATGGCTGGAACGTTAAATGCATGCATATCTGGCTTTACGATTCTTTGTTTTGTGCTTGGTTTATTAATCAGTCAACCAGAGATTCCTCTCCATGTGAATGTGATGTTCCCTAAGTTGAGTGGTGAAAGTGCTTACTCATTGATGGCACTTATGGGTACAAACATAGTGTCGCACAACCTTTATGTTCATTCGTCCATTGTTCAG GTCCAGAGGTCTCATGTTCATAGCCTCGGTGCCCTGTTTCATGACCACCTTTTTTCTATATTATTTACTTTTACTGGGGTCTTTCTTGTGAACTATGTTCTGTTGAGCTCAGCGGCGGCGGAATCTAGTCACAATGTGATCCTCACATTTCACGATGCTGTAGAGCTAATGAACGAG ATATTTTCCAGTTCCATTGCACCACTTGTGTTCTTAGCAGTTCTTCTCTTTTCGAGCCACATCATCACATTGACATCTGTTATCGCTAGCCATGTAGTCACTGAGCATTTCTTTGGCACAAACATGTCTCTATTTGCGCATCATGTGCTACTTAAGCTTCTTGCCACGATTCCTGCCATCTATTGTGCGAGATTAGAAGGCTCTGAAGGGGTATATCAGTTAATCATTCTTTGTCCAGTAATCCAGGCGTTTACCCTTCCTTCATCTGTCATTCCTGTTTTCCGCATTGCCTCATCAATGTCAATAATGGGCAACTACAAGATATCTCTATACGTTGAAACATTAGCCTTTATTGCATTCTGTCTTATGTTATTTGTAAATATCATCTTCGTGGCGGAAATCCTGTTTGGTGAGAGCGCCTGGACAAACAACCTGAAAGGGAACACTGAAACCCCGGTGGTAATTCCACATAGTGTACTGATCCTCATGTCTTGTGCATCTATTGTGTTTGCACTCTTCCTGGCTATTACTCCACTAAATTCATCAAGTAGGGAAACCGAAACACAGGATTTGTGTGTGCACTCTCAGTGA